One segment of Eschrichtius robustus isolate mEscRob2 chromosome 3, mEscRob2.pri, whole genome shotgun sequence DNA contains the following:
- the C3H1orf54 gene encoding uncharacterized protein C1orf54 homolog isoform X1: MDVLFVAILAVPLILGQEYEDEEGLEEDDYYQVVYYYTVTPNYDDFGANFTVDYSMFESENRLNKLDKEVMEAVETTISGETDPADHQKPVTEKPVTMEPQSPDLNNAVSSLQSPGALLLSWALVQGGMYFM; encoded by the exons ATGGATGTCCTCTTTGTAGCCATCCTTGCTGTGCCACTCATCCTGG GACAAGAATATGAGGATGAAGAAGGACTGGAAGAGGATGACTATTATCAGGTGGTCTATTATTACACAGTCACCCCCAACTATG ATGACTTTGGTGCAAACTTCACTGTTGATTACTCTATGTTTGAGTCAGAGAACAGGCTG AACAAGTTGGATAAGGAGGTAATGGAAGCAGTAGAGACTACCATTAGTGGTGAAACAGACCCTGCAGACCATCAGAAGCCTGTAACAGAGAAACCAGTGACAATGGAACCA CAGAGTCCAGATCTGAACAATGCTGTATCCAGTCTGCAGAGTCCTGGTGCACTCCTCCTGTCCTGGGCCCTCGTTCAGGGGGGGATGTATTTCATGTAG
- the C3H1orf54 gene encoding uncharacterized protein C1orf54 homolog isoform X2, translating into MDVLFVAILAVPLILGQEYEDEEGLEEDDYYQVVYYYTVTPNYDDFGANFTVDYSMFESENRLNKLDKEVMEAVETTISGETDPADHQKPVTEKPVTMEPSPDLNNAVSSLQSPGALLLSWALVQGGMYFM; encoded by the exons ATGGATGTCCTCTTTGTAGCCATCCTTGCTGTGCCACTCATCCTGG GACAAGAATATGAGGATGAAGAAGGACTGGAAGAGGATGACTATTATCAGGTGGTCTATTATTACACAGTCACCCCCAACTATG ATGACTTTGGTGCAAACTTCACTGTTGATTACTCTATGTTTGAGTCAGAGAACAGGCTG AACAAGTTGGATAAGGAGGTAATGGAAGCAGTAGAGACTACCATTAGTGGTGAAACAGACCCTGCAGACCATCAGAAGCCTGTAACAGAGAAACCAGTGACAATGGAACCA AGTCCAGATCTGAACAATGCTGTATCCAGTCTGCAGAGTCCTGGTGCACTCCTCCTGTCCTGGGCCCTCGTTCAGGGGGGGATGTATTTCATGTAG